In Spirochaetota bacterium, the following are encoded in one genomic region:
- a CDS encoding helix-turn-helix domain-containing protein: MIPALKRGLEILKLILMSECPLGYNEILARTRIPPSSVTRLLKSLEEGRYIVKDVNGKYRAGNELLVLGYSTPAFSRLLDRAQQALQTLSDDAENTAILMYWNGREMQSIAKVIHPFSISMQETGTLSSDHSTTPWGALFYLHMDASMQREAERGMSKKKEFLSSLRSIHSSFKKNGYIVEDGFMYRNIRRIAAPVFEQERIVGAVGLGGNTLTIPDERIAPYARLVKNTADGLSLKRIEIDHKEPQ; the protein is encoded by the coding sequence ATGATACCCGCACTGAAACGAGGACTCGAGATACTCAAGCTCATACTCATGAGCGAATGCCCCCTGGGGTACAACGAGATACTCGCCCGCACCCGCATCCCGCCGTCGAGCGTAACCCGGCTCCTGAAAAGCCTTGAAGAGGGCCGTTATATCGTAAAGGATGTGAACGGAAAATACCGCGCGGGGAACGAACTGCTCGTGCTTGGATACTCGACACCGGCGTTCTCCCGCCTGCTTGACCGGGCACAACAGGCATTGCAGACGCTTTCCGATGATGCAGAGAATACCGCGATACTCATGTACTGGAACGGCAGAGAGATGCAATCCATCGCAAAGGTCATCCATCCGTTCTCCATATCCATGCAGGAGACGGGAACACTGTCATCGGACCATTCGACAACGCCTTGGGGCGCACTTTTCTATCTGCACATGGACGCATCCATGCAGCGGGAAGCGGAACGCGGCATGTCGAAAAAAAAGGAATTCCTCTCCTCCCTGCGCTCGATACATTCGTCGTTCAAAAAGAACGGATATATCGTTGAGGACGGTTTCATGTACAGGAATATCCGGAGGATAGCTGCACCGGTATTCGAACAGGAACGTATCGTCGGTGCTGTCGGACTTGGCGGCAACACATTGACCATCCCCGACGAACGTATAGCACCGTATGCCCGGCTCGTTAAGAACACCGCAGACGGATTGTCGTTGAAACGTATCGAGATCGATCACAAGGAGCCGCAATGA
- a CDS encoding SDR family oxidoreductase, which produces MQRQAALVTGASGGLGLAIATLLAERSIDLVLVSRTEKKLAALARDLSKRFGITAHVMPADLSKPSAAQDIFRACRKKGLRIDMLINNAGAGIAGEHLAMDEDSIDAMIRLNVNALTALCMLFGREMKARKSGMILNIASLVSQLPMPFFTAYGATKAYVVSYSRALRSELRSFGVSVTCVLPGFIDTGFEKSAGLKSPSYSRMAKSLGMSADAVARACVRAMFRRKALSVAGFMNRIAYFLIKFIPKQFLSNMAYRAMKRYF; this is translated from the coding sequence ATGCAGCGGCAAGCAGCACTGGTTACCGGCGCGTCCGGCGGTTTGGGGCTTGCCATAGCCACACTTCTTGCCGAGCGGTCCATCGATCTGGTGCTCGTGAGCCGCACTGAGAAAAAGCTCGCGGCCCTTGCCCGCGATCTCTCGAAGCGCTTCGGGATAACGGCGCATGTGATGCCGGCGGACCTTTCGAAGCCGTCAGCCGCACAGGATATTTTCCGGGCATGCAGGAAGAAGGGGCTTCGCATCGATATGCTCATCAACAATGCCGGTGCCGGTATCGCCGGTGAACACCTGGCAATGGATGAGGACTCGATCGACGCGATGATACGGCTCAATGTCAACGCCCTCACGGCTTTGTGCATGCTCTTCGGCAGGGAGATGAAAGCGCGTAAAAGCGGCATGATACTCAATATCGCATCGCTCGTGTCGCAGCTTCCGATGCCGTTCTTCACCGCGTATGGGGCGACCAAGGCGTATGTGGTGAGCTATTCGCGCGCGCTTCGGAGCGAACTGAGATCATTCGGCGTATCGGTCACCTGCGTGCTTCCCGGATTTATCGATACGGGGTTCGAGAAGAGCGCCGGTCTTAAGTCGCCTTCGTATTCGAGAATGGCGAAGTCGCTCGGCATGAGCGCGGACGCGGTGGCTCGTGCGTGCGTGCGCGCCATGTTCCGGCGCAAAGCGCTGTCGGTCGCCGGCTTCATGAACCGCATCGCTTATTTTCTGATCAAATTCATACCCAAGCAGTTCCTGTCGAATATGGCGTATCGGGCGATGAAGCGGTATTTCTAA
- a CDS encoding right-handed parallel beta-helix repeat-containing protein, which yields MKYVIVCFAAVMLCGADIYVAENGNDDAPGAKEKPFRTITRARDAAREKRNEAVTIYLRGGTYFLDSAVVFTAEDSGTQSTPRVYTSAPGERAVVYGGRRIQGWSAMGGGVYTASVEPGWVFHQMEENGIAARKARHPNTGYLIVEAGIPQRDKNGAVVQDTLWGIRHSQKEFVYKDGDIPWDIPQAEVFIWAGFDWFGNLIPVKSMDREKRILALARTTLVPIVIRKERRYYLQNVREALDVPGEFYLDAAAGKLFYKPMKEPIDRQLIIAARTTRILSFVGTSNEHVAHITVRGIDLSLSDYSNCFVETEGTHGLGVWNEPLNKDGAVYFENASECAVEHCRIANAGYSGAAFVWGAVSNRVYGCEIASPGFHGVLLSGYRAKFGTAFDMNKYNIIENNWIHHVGREAGHGAGVFIWASGHNRITHNVMHDSPRYGICIKGEGMSDDKTANWAGNIVGPHDRYPYVHSRYNYLAYNDIFRVSTDTEDNGFISYWHPGESNIAYNNLLHDSKRELGGLGMAVYLDDGADYCRLENNIIYNVLGGTERFGIFNKGRYNATVNNIIVCDADTKAAMHMWEGYGHRVAFHEYSRNIIVTKGTAAAFHFQLAGWDKERITGMGSNVYFNPDDNYDFIGYPPGLSSSIDEWRPASGLDASSVITDPLFVHAAKHDYRLAKNSPAHALGFARIEVEKIGLLADSRFREEQRSIQRSLGCMPDYSGDVSAVRTAAAYTHVPKRSAFAALGDYFAASGVSKVLTAGGVKLFAEKQTSIAVSGEAPFDDGSCLKMTDGEGPTFDPRIMFNMKENSGTITFSFAVRIPEVSPAVTIDAREYANDDGSGSFKTFSSMRIAPDGTVTSGKTALGTIPRNVWVPCSMVYSLGANAGTSYHLMIKGVFDGDIAKTDAAARKMHRIIIYSEGQTEGIFYLDALNIEKRK from the coding sequence ATGAAATACGTCATCGTATGTTTTGCCGCAGTCATGCTCTGCGGTGCGGATATCTATGTTGCAGAGAACGGGAATGATGATGCCCCGGGTGCAAAAGAAAAGCCCTTCCGTACGATAACGCGTGCGCGCGATGCCGCCCGTGAAAAACGCAACGAAGCGGTCACCATATATCTCCGCGGCGGTACGTATTTCCTTGACAGCGCTGTCGTGTTCACTGCAGAAGACAGCGGGACGCAGAGTACGCCGCGCGTGTATACGAGCGCTCCCGGAGAACGGGCCGTTGTGTACGGCGGGCGCCGCATACAGGGATGGTCGGCAATGGGCGGCGGCGTGTATACGGCTTCCGTTGAGCCGGGATGGGTATTCCATCAAATGGAAGAGAATGGTATTGCTGCAAGGAAGGCGCGTCATCCGAACACGGGGTATCTCATTGTTGAAGCGGGAATACCGCAGCGTGATAAGAACGGTGCGGTAGTCCAGGATACATTGTGGGGGATACGCCACTCGCAGAAGGAATTCGTCTATAAGGACGGTGACATTCCATGGGATATCCCGCAGGCGGAGGTTTTCATCTGGGCCGGCTTTGACTGGTTCGGCAATCTCATTCCGGTAAAATCGATGGACCGCGAAAAACGCATCCTAGCGCTGGCACGGACAACGCTTGTGCCTATCGTCATACGCAAGGAGCGTCGCTATTACCTGCAGAATGTCCGCGAGGCACTCGATGTTCCCGGGGAATTCTATCTCGATGCCGCTGCCGGAAAACTTTTCTATAAGCCGATGAAAGAACCGATAGACAGACAGCTCATCATTGCGGCACGAACAACGCGTATCCTTTCCTTCGTCGGCACATCCAATGAGCATGTGGCGCATATCACCGTACGGGGCATCGATCTTTCGCTCTCGGACTACAGCAATTGTTTCGTCGAAACAGAAGGCACGCATGGACTGGGCGTATGGAATGAGCCGTTGAACAAGGACGGTGCTGTCTATTTTGAGAATGCATCGGAATGCGCCGTCGAGCACTGCCGCATCGCCAATGCCGGCTACAGCGGCGCCGCCTTTGTCTGGGGCGCCGTATCGAACCGCGTGTACGGATGCGAGATAGCATCACCGGGCTTCCACGGCGTTCTTCTCTCCGGCTACCGTGCGAAATTCGGCACTGCGTTCGATATGAACAAATACAATATCATCGAGAACAACTGGATACATCATGTCGGACGAGAAGCGGGGCACGGCGCCGGGGTATTCATCTGGGCAAGCGGACATAACAGGATAACCCATAATGTCATGCATGACAGCCCGCGCTACGGCATCTGCATCAAAGGGGAGGGCATGTCCGATGACAAAACAGCGAATTGGGCGGGGAATATCGTGGGCCCTCATGACCGTTATCCGTATGTGCATTCGCGGTATAATTATCTCGCCTATAACGATATATTCCGCGTAAGCACCGACACCGAGGATAATGGTTTTATTTCATACTGGCATCCCGGCGAAAGCAATATCGCTTACAATAATCTTCTGCACGATTCAAAGCGCGAGCTCGGGGGGCTCGGCATGGCAGTGTACCTCGATGACGGCGCGGACTACTGCCGGCTTGAGAACAATATCATCTACAATGTTCTCGGCGGCACGGAACGCTTCGGGATATTCAACAAGGGACGCTACAACGCAACGGTGAATAATATCATCGTATGCGATGCGGACACAAAGGCGGCGATGCATATGTGGGAAGGGTACGGCCACCGCGTGGCATTCCACGAATATTCGCGCAATATCATCGTGACAAAGGGCACGGCGGCGGCATTTCACTTCCAGCTCGCCGGCTGGGACAAAGAGCGCATTACCGGGATGGGCAGCAATGTCTATTTCAACCCCGATGACAATTATGATTTCATCGGATATCCGCCCGGCCTGTCATCGTCTATCGATGAATGGCGCCCTGCCTCCGGACTCGATGCTTCGTCGGTCATTACCGATCCGCTTTTCGTACATGCAGCGAAGCATGATTACCGCCTGGCGAAGAATTCCCCCGCGCATGCGCTCGGGTTCGCGCGTATAGAGGTAGAGAAGATAGGCCTCCTTGCCGACAGCAGATTCCGCGAAGAACAGCGATCGATACAGCGCTCGCTTGGCTGTATGCCGGACTATTCCGGTGATGTATCCGCAGTCCGCACAGCTGCGGCGTACACACATGTACCGAAACGTTCGGCATTCGCCGCGCTCGGCGACTATTTTGCAGCAAGCGGTGTTTCAAAAGTTCTCACTGCCGGCGGGGTGAAGCTTTTTGCGGAAAAGCAGACTTCGATAGCGGTGAGCGGTGAAGCGCCTTTTGACGACGGGAGCTGTCTCAAAATGACCGATGGTGAAGGCCCAACGTTCGATCCGCGGATAATGTTCAATATGAAGGAAAATTCGGGAACGATCACGTTCTCATTCGCCGTACGCATACCCGAAGTATCACCCGCGGTCACCATCGATGCGCGCGAGTATGCGAACGATGACGGCAGCGGGAGTTTCAAGACATTCTCATCGATGCGTATAGCCCCCGACGGCACGGTAACGTCGGGAAAGACCGCTCTCGGGACTATACCGCGCAATGTGTGGGTGCCGTGCAGCATGGTGTATTCGCTCGGAGCCAATGCGGGTACATCGTACCATCTGATGATCAAGGGTGTGTTCGACGGGGATATCGCTAAGACCGATGCAGCTGCAAGAAAAATGCACCGTATCATCATCTATTCGGAAGGACAGACCGAAGGGATATTTTACCTCGATGCGCTGAATATTGAAAAACGAAAGTAA
- a CDS encoding regulatory protein RecX has protein sequence MRITRIEQKKGALVAHADGAAIAVPDDIALEFGITVGRELSDDELTAVVHRSKEVFAGRYAMNLLARAARSEYQVRTRLARKGYESDIIDDAIVHLTEIGFLDDTHYAKLLVDHYREKMRSAREIRFRLANAHIDSDIIDEVMLAGAAAAERAALNALLDKHYRAYAAGEKGLRTLMIFLRRKGFSHDAVTHAIRERREGASE, from the coding sequence ATGAGGATAACACGAATCGAACAGAAAAAGGGCGCGCTCGTGGCGCATGCCGACGGTGCTGCGATCGCCGTGCCTGATGATATCGCCCTCGAATTCGGCATCACTGTCGGCCGCGAGCTTTCCGACGATGAGCTTACCGCCGTCGTCCATCGCTCCAAGGAAGTGTTCGCAGGGCGCTACGCGATGAATCTCCTTGCCCGGGCTGCACGGAGCGAATACCAGGTGCGGACACGGCTCGCACGAAAAGGATATGAGAGCGATATCATCGACGACGCGATAGTACATCTCACCGAGATCGGCTTCCTCGACGATACGCATTATGCGAAGCTCCTCGTCGATCATTACCGCGAAAAGATGAGGAGCGCGCGGGAGATACGCTTCCGCCTCGCCAATGCGCATATCGACAGCGACATCATCGATGAGGTCATGCTTGCCGGTGCGGCGGCGGCCGAACGCGCCGCGCTCAATGCGCTGCTCGACAAGCACTATCGCGCGTATGCAGCCGGCGAGAAGGGACTGCGCACGCTCATGATATTTCTCAGGCGCAAAGGCTTCTCCCATGACGCCGTCACCCATGCGATACGCGAGCGGCGCGAAGGAGCATCCGAATGA
- a CDS encoding adenylate/guanylate cyclase domain-containing protein produces the protein MKTTITRNTKAMIPVHATVHAYIDPLYSIAMAIQPIVSRIPFINKLITVLFSIKAKLIGITTIIVLFVIMVLGIILLSVQYSALIEKTDETCRATAVGLSSITIEGITQNKRGIISDYVNNLRASRISGLSSAFVAEYKYARTSDEKHIANAVYIAHSDPKRVDTMLPKATLNELMLIKEFHRDVITDAGERYYLYTFPVEWRVKLKGEVRVASLGIIQLRFVEREVLAVFYRSRTAVFVASLIVVAIAALLMYLVGMLIVRPILILAEGVKAVKSGDMTLQLDIQSPDEIGRLSVSFNEMTAHLREKLAMQKFVSASTVEMIRDSAGKTGIEVGRKGERKTVAVFFSDIRGFTSYSEHRQPEEVVEMLNFYLDLQTKIILKYRGDIDKYVGDEVMAIFQGKAMAINALKAAVEIQRTMANELKKKKAIRDASIAVGIGINIGDVIMGSMGATDRMDYTVIGDAVNLGARLCSAAGKGDILVAESVRACSPSKARDYKFFKIEPITVKGKSEPITVYRVK, from the coding sequence ATGAAGACTACTATAACACGAAATACGAAAGCGATGATCCCCGTTCATGCGACCGTACACGCCTATATCGATCCGCTCTATTCCATCGCCATGGCGATTCAGCCGATCGTAAGCCGCATTCCCTTCATTAACAAGCTTATTACGGTGCTTTTCAGCATAAAGGCCAAGCTGATAGGGATAACGACGATCATTGTACTCTTCGTCATCATGGTGCTCGGTATCATCCTTCTATCCGTGCAGTACAGCGCGCTCATTGAAAAGACGGATGAGACATGTCGGGCGACGGCCGTCGGCCTTTCGAGCATCACCATCGAAGGGATAACGCAGAATAAGCGCGGCATCATCAGCGATTATGTGAACAATCTCCGGGCAAGCCGCATCAGCGGTCTTTCATCGGCCTTCGTCGCTGAATATAAATATGCGCGTACCAGCGATGAAAAGCATATCGCCAATGCGGTGTATATCGCACATTCCGACCCCAAGCGCGTCGATACTATGCTCCCCAAGGCTACGCTCAATGAGCTTATGCTCATCAAGGAATTCCACCGCGATGTCATAACTGACGCCGGTGAACGCTACTATCTCTATACATTCCCCGTCGAGTGGCGTGTAAAGCTGAAAGGAGAAGTGCGCGTCGCGTCGCTCGGCATCATTCAGCTGCGCTTTGTCGAGCGGGAAGTGCTTGCCGTTTTCTATCGTTCGCGCACCGCCGTATTCGTCGCAAGCCTTATCGTCGTTGCCATCGCGGCATTGCTTATGTACCTTGTCGGCATGCTCATCGTCCGTCCGATACTGATACTCGCGGAAGGGGTGAAAGCGGTCAAGAGCGGCGATATGACGCTGCAGCTCGATATACAATCGCCGGATGAGATCGGCCGCCTGTCCGTAAGTTTTAATGAAATGACGGCGCATCTGAGAGAAAAGCTCGCAATGCAGAAATTCGTTTCCGCATCCACGGTAGAGATGATACGTGACTCCGCGGGAAAAACAGGCATTGAGGTCGGGCGCAAAGGCGAGCGAAAAACGGTCGCTGTGTTCTTCTCCGATATTCGCGGGTTCACGTCCTACAGCGAGCATCGCCAGCCGGAAGAAGTGGTGGAAATGCTCAACTTCTATCTCGATCTGCAGACGAAGATCATACTCAAGTATCGCGGCGATATCGATAAGTACGTAGGCGATGAAGTGATGGCGATATTCCAGGGCAAGGCGATGGCGATCAATGCCCTCAAGGCGGCCGTTGAGATACAGCGTACCATGGCCAATGAGCTCAAGAAGAAAAAAGCCATTCGTGATGCATCCATCGCTGTCGGCATCGGCATCAATATTGGCGATGTGATCATGGGGAGTATGGGCGCCACTGACCGAATGGACTACACCGTGATCGGCGATGCGGTCAATCTCGGCGCGAGACTCTGCTCCGCGGCGGGAAAGGGCGACATTTTGGTGGCCGAGTCGGTACGGGCATGCTCTCCTTCAAAAGCGCGCGATTATAAATTCTTCAAGATAGAGCCCATCACGGTGAAAGGGAAAAGCGAACCGATAACCGTGTACCGGGTGAAATGA
- a CDS encoding sulfatase-like hydrolase/transferase → MKPNVLFLFSDQHNAKVLGHKGHANVRTPNLDRLAAEGVRFDNAITQNPICTPSRVSFLSGQYCHNHGYYGLSGPNPGGLPSVLGHFRRAGYRTSAVGKIHCPEYWIEDDADNFHETCDGCSIVGMSKQYRTFLESRGKLHLEDHGSLTEFGKRGTQSMEGRPSPLSFEESQEGWIGQNTIDFMERSRTEGKPFFAFASFPRPHQCTAPSEPFWSMYEGMDLVLPPNADYDMHAAGKAPHAIRSAETWRKGDWALMEPKTFEAARMRKLRGYLAAISQTDHAVGMTLDYLDRAGLADDTIVIYSTDHGDYACEHGIMEKAPGICADAITRIPMLWRWNGHCKKGHIARGLVESVDVANTLCDLAGLERMETADGGSLTALLNGGSDTVHAIAVTEFSWSKSVRKGKYRLVWYPKAMFAKEYPDGFGELYDIESDPWEMKNLYFDAAYRAVIDELNRDLAEWLITTTRPKSVWPPSYTHSIQSVERYKIRVNADGKMPWRHINSIAGGNYT, encoded by the coding sequence ATGAAACCGAATGTACTGTTCCTGTTCAGCGATCAGCATAATGCGAAAGTGCTCGGCCACAAAGGCCATGCGAACGTACGGACGCCGAATCTGGACAGATTGGCCGCCGAAGGTGTGCGCTTTGACAATGCGATCACACAGAACCCCATATGTACGCCGAGCAGGGTATCATTCCTCTCGGGGCAATACTGCCACAATCACGGCTATTACGGTCTTTCGGGGCCCAATCCCGGCGGGCTGCCGTCCGTCCTGGGGCATTTCCGACGCGCGGGATACCGCACCAGCGCCGTCGGGAAGATCCACTGTCCGGAATACTGGATAGAGGATGATGCGGATAATTTCCATGAGACCTGCGACGGCTGCAGCATTGTCGGCATGTCGAAACAATATAGAACCTTCCTTGAGTCGCGAGGCAAACTGCATCTTGAGGATCACGGCTCACTCACCGAATTCGGCAAGCGCGGCACGCAGAGCATGGAGGGACGACCCTCGCCGCTCAGTTTCGAGGAATCACAGGAGGGATGGATAGGACAGAACACGATAGATTTCATGGAGCGATCTCGCACCGAAGGAAAACCGTTCTTTGCATTCGCCAGTTTCCCGCGGCCGCATCAATGCACCGCACCGAGCGAACCATTCTGGTCGATGTACGAAGGCATGGACCTCGTGCTTCCGCCGAACGCTGACTATGACATGCATGCCGCAGGCAAAGCACCCCATGCGATACGAAGCGCTGAGACATGGCGTAAAGGCGATTGGGCGCTCATGGAACCGAAGACATTCGAAGCGGCGCGTATGCGAAAACTTCGCGGATACCTCGCCGCGATAAGCCAGACCGATCATGCCGTCGGGATGACGCTCGACTATCTTGACCGTGCGGGACTTGCCGATGACACTATCGTTATCTATTCGACCGATCACGGCGATTACGCCTGCGAGCACGGCATCATGGAGAAGGCGCCGGGCATATGCGCCGATGCCATAACACGCATCCCGATGCTGTGGCGATGGAACGGTCATTGCAAGAAGGGCCATATCGCGCGGGGGCTTGTAGAATCCGTAGATGTGGCGAACACGCTTTGCGATCTCGCAGGGCTTGAGCGCATGGAGACCGCTGACGGGGGATCGCTTACTGCGCTCCTGAATGGCGGAAGCGATACGGTGCATGCTATCGCGGTGACGGAATTCTCCTGGAGCAAAAGCGTTCGCAAAGGAAAGTATCGGCTCGTGTGGTATCCGAAAGCGATGTTCGCAAAGGAATATCCGGATGGGTTCGGGGAACTGTACGATATCGAGAGCGACCCGTGGGAGATGAAGAATCTCTACTTTGATGCAGCCTATCGCGCCGTCATTGATGAGTTAAACCGCGATCTCGCCGAATGGCTGATAACGACCACGCGTCCGAAAAGCGTGTGGCCGCCGTCGTATACACATTCGATACAAAGCGTTGAACGGTATAAGATACGGGTGAACGCGGACGGTAAGATGCCGTGGCGGCACATCAACAGCATAGCGGGAGGGAATTATACATGA
- a CDS encoding ACT domain-containing protein has product MTIRQISVFVENKSGRLFDVAETLGKANINIRALSLADTLDFGVIRLIVDDVAKATDALKVAGFTASLTDVLAIRIADVPGGLAGVLSVLTKKGIDIEYMYAFAGSTGKDAVMIFRIEKAADAVKALSDTKGLLLSDEELRSL; this is encoded by the coding sequence ATGACCATCAGGCAAATTTCAGTGTTCGTCGAGAACAAGTCCGGACGCCTCTTCGACGTAGCGGAAACGCTCGGGAAAGCGAACATCAACATACGCGCGCTTTCGCTCGCGGACACGCTCGATTTCGGGGTCATACGCCTTATCGTCGATGATGTAGCCAAGGCGACCGATGCGCTTAAAGTGGCGGGCTTCACCGCATCGCTCACTGATGTACTCGCGATACGTATCGCCGATGTGCCGGGCGGGCTTGCCGGGGTGCTTTCCGTGCTCACGAAAAAAGGCATCGACATCGAATATATGTACGCGTTCGCCGGAAGCACGGGAAAGGACGCTGTCATGATATTCCGCATCGAAAAAGCCGCGGACGCGGTCAAAGCCCTGTCCGACACCAAAGGGCTGCTCTTATCCGATGAGGAGCTGCGTTCGCTCTAG
- a CDS encoding FAD-dependent oxidoreductase, whose protein sequence is MDSFDVVVVGGGSAGMCAAIQAARAGAKTALIEMTGVLGGTTTQGGVNFPGLFHAWEKQVIAGIGWDLVRKAVALDSGSLPDFTRTPKHHWEHQISVNPYVFAALAEEECLAAGVVLRCHEMPYRVSYEGSWHVETAGKGGALASIAAKEIIDCTGDADIVRMAGLSCEKSDTRQPGTIMLAFDGYDVKSLNAEHIDAEYRKALADGRLMPGDHAHSRTSFMPFLAGRGGNQIHIFNADSSTSAAKTDADIRGRAAALRLLRFIRTLPGCERARLASMSWTTGIRETYRITGEHTITHDDYVNGRQFTDAVCHSFYPIDLHDENGIVPKPLARGIVPTVPLAALIPRGSGHILAAGRIIASDRLANSALRVQATCMATGQAAGAAAAVAARTDTTPGTAPFDMIVSELCSAGAIVPPGTHR, encoded by the coding sequence ATGGACAGTTTCGATGTGGTCGTGGTCGGCGGCGGAAGCGCCGGCATGTGCGCTGCGATACAGGCCGCACGCGCGGGAGCGAAGACCGCGCTCATTGAAATGACAGGCGTACTCGGCGGCACGACAACCCAGGGCGGCGTGAATTTCCCCGGGCTCTTCCATGCCTGGGAAAAGCAGGTCATCGCCGGCATCGGATGGGATCTGGTCCGAAAGGCCGTCGCACTCGACAGCGGATCGCTTCCCGACTTCACACGAACACCGAAGCATCATTGGGAGCATCAAATAAGCGTGAATCCGTACGTATTCGCCGCTCTTGCGGAAGAGGAATGTCTTGCCGCCGGTGTTGTCCTCCGCTGCCATGAGATGCCGTATCGCGTTTCATACGAGGGATCCTGGCATGTCGAAACCGCCGGCAAAGGCGGAGCACTCGCATCGATAGCAGCGAAAGAGATCATCGATTGCACCGGCGATGCCGATATCGTCCGCATGGCCGGCCTCTCCTGCGAAAAAAGCGATACTCGCCAGCCCGGCACTATCATGCTCGCCTTCGACGGCTATGATGTCAAGTCGCTTAACGCCGAACACATCGATGCGGAATACCGCAAAGCGCTTGCCGACGGAAGGCTTATGCCGGGTGATCATGCGCATTCGAGAACATCGTTCATGCCGTTCCTCGCCGGCCGCGGGGGCAATCAGATACATATCTTCAATGCGGATTCATCGACCTCCGCGGCGAAGACCGATGCCGACATACGCGGGAGGGCTGCGGCGCTCCGCCTCCTCAGGTTCATACGCACACTCCCCGGCTGCGAACGCGCACGGCTCGCTTCGATGTCATGGACAACGGGCATACGCGAGACATACCGCATAACGGGAGAACACACGATAACCCATGACGATTATGTGAATGGACGACAGTTCACGGATGCGGTCTGTCATTCGTTCTATCCCATCGATCTTCATGACGAGAACGGCATCGTCCCGAAACCGCTCGCTCGAGGCATCGTGCCAACGGTACCGCTTGCAGCGCTCATTCCGCGAGGGAGTGGGCATATCCTCGCCGCAGGGCGTATCATCGCAAGCGACAGGCTCGCGAATTCGGCGCTCCGCGTACAGGCGACCTGCATGGCCACAGGCCAGGCGGCAGGGGCCGCGGCTGCCGTTGCTGCGCGGACAGACACGACGCCCGGCACCGCACCGTTCGATATGATCGTCAGCGAACTCTGCTCCGCGGGTGCGATTGTACCGCCGGGAACGCATCGTTAG